From the genome of Corallococcus macrosporus DSM 14697:
CCACGTCGATGTCCACCACGTCGTAGCCCAGCCCGCGCAGCGCCCCGGACACGGCCTCACCGGTGCGCAGCGACACGTCGCGCTCCGCGGACAGCCCGCCCAACAGCACGCCAACACGCTTCTGCTTGAGCTCGTCCTTCGTGAAGGCACCGCGGTTCGGAGTCACAGGAAGTCTCCCAGGCGCTTGACTTCGGGTTTCATGTCGACGCCGGACGTCTCGAGCACCCGCACTTGCATGAAGGTGATGAGTCCCAGCACGTCGCGGGCGGTGGCGCCGCCCAGGTTCACAATCCAGTTGGCGTGCAGGGTGGACACCTGCGCGCGCCCCAGCGAGTACCCTTTCAGGCCCGCCAGTTCAATGAGCCGCCCGGCATGGTCGCCCGGCGGGTTGGTGAAGACGCTGCCGAAGTTGGGCTGACTGAGCGGCTGAGTCCGCTTCCGGTAACCCAGGTCCGCGTCCATCACGGCCTTGGAGGCCACCACGTCCCCCTTGCGCAGCGCGAAACGCACTCGGGTGACGACGCCGCCCGGCGGCAGCTCGGCGTGACGGTAGGCGTGGGGCACCTGCGCCTTCGTCAGCCACCCCACCCCGTCCGCCGTGGCCACCTCCACCGCGTCGATGACGCGGAAGGCCTCGCCATTCTTCGTGCCGGCGTTCATCGCCACCGCGCCGCCCAGCGTGCCGGGGATGCCGGCCAGGAACTCCGCGCCCACCAGCGCGTTCGCCCGCATCACGTTGACGAGCCGGACGATGGCCGCCCCCGCGCCCAGGGTGAGGCGCCCCTCCTCGGGGCCCACGTCGGCCACCTCCGGGAAGAGGTCTCCGGGCAGCTTCAGCGTCAGGCCGGGCACCCCGCCGTCCCCCACCAGCGTGTTGGCGCCGCCGCCCAGAATCGACACGGGGACGCCCTCCTCGCGCGCCAGCTTCAGCAGCGCCACCAGCGCGTCCGGCGAGCGCGGGCGCACCAGCGCCTCGGCCGCGCCGCCCGCCCGGACGCTGGTGAGGGGAGCCAACGGCGCACCCGCCTTCACCTCGCAGCCCTCCAGCGACTCCACGCGCGCCGCCAGCGCCGTCTTCACGCCCGCTTCCACCATGGGCTCTAGTCCTTCGACAGGGGGGTGGTGCGCAGCAGCTCGAGCAGGTCCGCCCCCACGTGGGTGATGTCCCCCGCGCCCAGCGTCAGCACCAGGTCGCCCTCGCGCAGCCGCGGCAGCAGCGCCGCCGGCAGCGCCGTGCGCTTCTCCACGAAGGTGACGTCGCGGTGGCCGTGGGCGCGGATGGCGTCCGCCAGCGCGTCGCCCGTGGCGCCCTCGATGCGCTCCTCGCCCGCCGCGTAGACGCTGGTGACGAAGAGCACGTCCGAGTCGTTGAAGGAGGTGGTGAACTCCTTCAGCAGGTCATGCGTGCGCGTGTAGCGGTGAGGCTGGAAGGCCACCACCACCCGCCGCCCGAAGGCCCGGCGCGCGCCGGCCAGCGTGGCCAGCACCTCCGTGGGGTGGTGCGCGTAGTCGTCCACCACGGTGATGCCCTGCGCCTCGCCGCGCACGGTGAAGCGCCGCTGCACGCCGCCGAACTCGGCCAGCGACTCGCGCACCGTCTCCAGCGGGATGTCCATCTCCTCCGCCACGGCGATGACGGCCAGCGCGTTGAAGGCGTTGTGCGCGCCCACCATCCGCACGCGGAACTCGCCCAGCGCCTCCTCCCGGCGGTACGCCTGGAAGCGCGTGGTGAAGCCGTCCAGCTGGATGTTCTCCAGCCGGTAGTCCGCCATGTGCGAGCTGCCGTAGGTGACGAAGCGCTTC
Proteins encoded in this window:
- the murB gene encoding UDP-N-acetylmuramate dehydrogenase, whose amino-acid sequence is MVEAGVKTALAARVESLEGCEVKAGAPLAPLTSVRAGGAAEALVRPRSPDALVALLKLAREEGVPVSILGGGANTLVGDGGVPGLTLKLPGDLFPEVADVGPEEGRLTLGAGAAIVRLVNVMRANALVGAEFLAGIPGTLGGAVAMNAGTKNGEAFRVIDAVEVATADGVGWLTKAQVPHAYRHAELPPGGVVTRVRFALRKGDVVASKAVMDADLGYRKRTQPLSQPNFGSVFTNPPGDHAGRLIELAGLKGYSLGRAQVSTLHANWIVNLGGATARDVLGLITFMQVRVLETSGVDMKPEVKRLGDFL